The following proteins are encoded in a genomic region of Bubalus kerabau isolate K-KA32 ecotype Philippines breed swamp buffalo chromosome 13, PCC_UOA_SB_1v2, whole genome shotgun sequence:
- the SYS1 gene encoding protein SYS1 homolog isoform X3, whose protein sequence is MAGQFRSYVWDPLLILSQIVLMQTVYYGSLGLWLALVDGLVHSSPSLDQVFDAEILGFSTPPGRLSTMSFVLNALTCS, encoded by the exons ATGGCGGGCCAGTTCCGCAGCTACGTGTGGGACCCGTTGCTGATCCTGTCTCAGATCGTCCTCATGCAGACCGTCTATTACGGCTCGCTGGGCCTGTGGCTGGCGCTGGTGGACGGGCTGGTGCACAGCAGCCCCTCGCTGGACCAGGTGTTCGACGCCGAG ATCCTGGGCTTTTCCACCCCTCCAGGCCGGCTCTCCACGATGTCCTTCGTCCTCAACGCCCTCACCTG ttctTAA
- the SYS1 gene encoding protein SYS1 homolog isoform X2, translating to MAGQFRSYVWDPLLILSQIVLMQTVYYGSLGLWLALVDGLVHSSPSLDQVFDAEILGFSTPPGRLSTMSFVLNALTCMLLLTLDGKKCVERSKQGGWEMENKGGKFAVLKGMGLRWWLSGEESASQCRRRGFDP from the exons ATGGCGGGCCAGTTCCGCAGCTACGTGTGGGACCCGTTGCTGATCCTGTCTCAGATCGTCCTCATGCAGACCGTCTATTACGGCTCGCTGGGCCTGTGGCTGGCGCTGGTGGACGGGCTGGTGCACAGCAGCCCCTCGCTGGACCAGGTGTTCGACGCCGAG ATCCTGGGCTTTTCCACCCCTCCAGGCCGGCTCTCCACGATGTCCTTCGTCCTCAACGCCCTCACCTG CATGCTCCTGTTAACGTTAGATGGAAAGAAGTGTGTGGAGAGAAGTAAACAAGGTGGATGGGAAATGGAGAACAAAGGTGGAAAGTTTGCTGTATTAAAAGGGatggggcttcgctggtggctcagtggtgaagaatctgccagccaatgcaggcgacgtgggttcgatccctga
- the SYS1 gene encoding protein SYS1 homolog isoform X1, with protein sequence MAGQFRSYVWDPLLILSQIVLMQTVYYGSLGLWLALVDGLVHSSPSLDQVFDAEILGFSTPPGRLSTMSFVLNALTCALGLLHFIRRGKQCLDFTVTVHFFHLLGCWLYSSRFPSALTWWLVQAVCIALMAVIGEYLCMRSELKEIPLNSAPKSSV encoded by the exons ATGGCGGGCCAGTTCCGCAGCTACGTGTGGGACCCGTTGCTGATCCTGTCTCAGATCGTCCTCATGCAGACCGTCTATTACGGCTCGCTGGGCCTGTGGCTGGCGCTGGTGGACGGGCTGGTGCACAGCAGCCCCTCGCTGGACCAGGTGTTCGACGCCGAG ATCCTGGGCTTTTCCACCCCTCCAGGCCGGCTCTCCACGATGTCCTTCGTCCTCAACGCCCTCACCTG TGCCCTGGGCTTGCTGCACTTCATCCGGCGAGGGAAGCAGTGCCTGGACTTCACGGTCACTGTCCATTTCTTTCACCTCCTGGGCTGCTGGCTCTACAGCTCCCGTTTCCCCTCGGCGCTGACCTGGTGGCTGGTCCAGGCCGTGTGCATTGCACTCATGGCTGTCATCGGGGAGTACCTATGCATGCGGTCGGAGCTCAAGGAGATCCCCCTCAACTCAGCCCCGAAGTCCAGTGTGTAG
- the SYS1 gene encoding protein SYS1 homolog isoform X4 — MAGQFRSYVWDPLLILSQIVLMQTVYYGSLGLWLALVDGLVHSSPSLDQVFDAEILGFSTPPGRLSTMSFVLNALT, encoded by the exons ATGGCGGGCCAGTTCCGCAGCTACGTGTGGGACCCGTTGCTGATCCTGTCTCAGATCGTCCTCATGCAGACCGTCTATTACGGCTCGCTGGGCCTGTGGCTGGCGCTGGTGGACGGGCTGGTGCACAGCAGCCCCTCGCTGGACCAGGTGTTCGACGCCGAG ATCCTGGGCTTTTCCACCCCTCCAGGCCGGCTCTCCACGATGTCCTTCGTCCTCAACGCCCTCACCTG A
- the TP53TG5 gene encoding TP53-target gene 5 protein, with translation MCHSSSMSPPTKKRPKNKVVSKMQAKEPEDKIHQPVSKVIVRNRLKMVLKHLSLLKLLKSSNPRIQELHNLARRCWNSLLRIPKILGISSGYDNVWDEVEQNNKELQEEAGCSYQKLDSEKLKPTVEPEECEESRPRAQEAMPQKEEQMEPEAPMTSRGHSLTTSPRAQAQEPPTGDPRVIFRKTHQDRTPVKDVKQPERANQRVWFEGLPTRVHLPGPRVMCRSSALRWVRRCCTRFCSASLEMPMVHLYKV, from the exons ATGTGCCACAGCTCCAGCATGAGTCCACCGACAAAGAAGAGGCCCAAGAATAAGGTGGTTTCCAAG ATGCAAGCTAAGGAACCAGAGGACAAGATACATCAgcctgtcagcaaagtaatcgTGCGGAATCGACTTAAAATG GTATTAAAACACTTGTCACTCTTGAAGCTGCTCAAAAGCTCAAACCCTCGGATCCAAGAACTGCATAACCTGGCCAGAAGGTGTTGGAATTCACTGCTCAGGATTCCAAAGATCCTGGGGATCTCCTCTGG GTACGATAACGTCTGGGATGAAGTGGAACAAAATAACAAAGAGCTCCAGGAGGAGGCTGGGTGTTCCTACCAGAAACTGGACTCCGAGAAATTAAAGCCCACAGTGGAGCCTGAGGAGTGTGAGGAGTCGAGGCCCAGGGCACAGGAGGCTATGCCACAGAAAGAGGAGCAGATGGAGCCTGAGGCCCCGATGACATCGAGGGGTCACAGCCTGACCACCAGTCCCAGAGCCCAGGCACAGGAGCCACCCACTGGGGACCCCCGAGTCATCTTCCGGAAGACCCACCAGGACAGAACTCCTGTGAAGGATGTGAAGCAGCCGGAAAGAGCAAACCAGCGGGTCTGGTTTGAGGGGCTGCCCACACGAGTCCACCTCCCAGGGCCCCGGGTGATGTGCAGATCCTCCGCCTTGCGCTGGGTCAGGCGCTGCTGCACCCGCTTCTGCTCGGCGTCACTGGAGATGCCGATGGTCCATCTGTACAAGGTGTGA
- the DBNDD2 gene encoding dysbindin domain-containing protein 2, with protein sequence MDPNPRAALERQQLRLRERQKFFEDILQPETEFVFPLSHLHLESHRPPIGSISSMEVNVDTLEQVELIDLGDQDGADVFLPCEDPPPTPQTSGVDDRPEEPSLPVPTPDRTTSRTSSSSSDSSTNPHSADASDGGADTPLAQSDEEEDGGHDGGAEPGACS encoded by the exons ATGGACCCAAATCCTCGGGCAGCTTTGGAGCGCCAGCAGCTCCGGCTTCGGGAGCGGCAGAAATTCTTCGAGGACATTTTACAGCCTGAGACGGAGTTTGTCTTCCCCCTGTCCCACCTGCATCTTGAGTCGCACAGAC CCCCCATAGGTAGTATCTCATCCATGGAGGTGAATGTGGACACACTTGAGCAAGTGGAGCTTATTGACCTGGGGGATCAAGATGGAGCGGATGTGTTCTTGCCTTGTGAAGACCCTCCACCAACTCCCCAGACGTCTG GGGTGGATGACCGTCCCGAGGAGCCGAGCCTGCCAGTGCCCACGCCAGACAGAACGACATCTCGTACTTCCTCCTCGTCCTCCGACTCCTCCACCAACCCACACAGCGCCGATGCCAGTGACGGCGGAGCAGACACGCCCCTGGCACAGTCTGACGAGGAGGAGGATGGAGGCCATGACGGCGGGGCAGAGCCCGGAGCCTGCAGCTAG